In the genome of Fluviispira vulneris, one region contains:
- a CDS encoding chemotaxis protein CheA, which translates to MSYNEEQMQEIFFQEMREVFEHIDSCILVLEKTPGDLEIIKNLFREVHTLKGSSGVFGLREIADLTHHAEDLLDRMREGKLDPTEEVFSALLRCFDRLKEMMSGAQKKQNLASFDNADIVRQLCDFKEITGEQLQQKVAAGEVAPTPSAENIKPGECPYHISITGADQFFLTGIDPITLVLNCRDISTGTFSLFTNISRIPSLAELEPERCYFEFTFNFVSMAEFKTVQDIFEFAIGSSNVKIEMDGVVAGKGDAKASEAKATVVQAPAPSAPGAKAAPAAAAAPAAAAAKPGAPAVAGKPGAPAAGGKPADPAHGGGSDANDFVRLKKEKLDQLMNLVGELITVKNLFVHLSNRLEEVLPENEITKGFKEGTGHVTRLSARLQESVMNARMVPVGSVFTKYTRLVRDVAKKLNKKINFVIEGEDTELDKTVSEAISDPIMHLIRNSIDHGIETPEVRKERGKNDTGTLLLKAGYEGNNVKLVVRDDGNGIDLERVKNKAVSLGIVTQEQADMLAKKDIIEFIFHSGFSTAAEITDVSGRGVGMDVVRNNIRKSSGSIFVDTNPGQGTEFKIILPLSLAVIEALLIGVDGETYALPQEVITETVRAEKKDVVNLNNQPSINLRGEVIPLLRLNEVVNLRPSILDDFIHAEKKKMSQAGEEAEESENNSADQDDGLTNPVVIVQIDGLKVGILVDVLYWQEQIMIKPLGGFLANIPVFTGACIMGNGSVVLVLEPKELYYAACHVDAKAA; encoded by the coding sequence GTGAGTTATAATGAAGAACAGATGCAAGAAATATTCTTTCAAGAGATGCGAGAAGTCTTCGAGCATATTGACAGTTGTATTCTTGTGCTTGAAAAAACTCCAGGTGATTTAGAAATCATTAAAAACCTTTTTAGAGAAGTGCATACTTTAAAAGGGTCAAGCGGTGTTTTTGGTCTGCGTGAAATTGCCGATCTAACCCACCATGCAGAAGACCTTCTTGATAGAATGCGCGAAGGAAAACTTGATCCAACTGAAGAAGTGTTTTCCGCATTGCTACGTTGTTTTGACCGCTTAAAAGAAATGATGAGCGGAGCACAGAAAAAGCAAAACTTAGCAAGCTTTGACAATGCCGATATAGTACGTCAATTATGTGATTTTAAAGAAATAACGGGTGAACAACTCCAACAAAAAGTGGCTGCTGGAGAGGTGGCTCCAACTCCTTCAGCTGAAAATATCAAACCAGGGGAATGTCCATACCACATTTCCATTACAGGTGCTGATCAATTCTTTTTAACAGGAATAGATCCAATTACTTTAGTATTAAATTGTCGTGATATATCAACAGGAACATTTTCTTTATTTACTAATATTTCACGTATACCATCATTGGCAGAACTTGAGCCAGAACGTTGCTATTTTGAATTTACTTTCAATTTTGTTTCAATGGCTGAGTTTAAAACAGTGCAAGATATTTTCGAATTTGCCATAGGATCAAGTAATGTAAAAATTGAAATGGATGGAGTCGTCGCAGGAAAAGGAGATGCAAAAGCAAGTGAGGCGAAAGCAACTGTCGTACAAGCTCCTGCTCCTTCGGCTCCAGGAGCAAAAGCAGCTCCGGCCGCGGCGGCAGCTCCAGCAGCAGCTGCCGCAAAACCTGGTGCTCCCGCTGTTGCAGGTAAACCCGGTGCCCCTGCAGCAGGTGGAAAACCAGCTGATCCTGCGCACGGTGGAGGCAGTGATGCCAATGACTTTGTCCGCCTTAAGAAAGAGAAACTTGATCAATTGATGAATCTCGTAGGTGAGCTCATTACGGTTAAAAACCTTTTTGTTCACCTTTCAAATAGACTTGAAGAAGTCCTTCCAGAAAACGAAATCACTAAAGGATTTAAAGAAGGAACAGGACATGTCACACGTCTATCTGCACGTTTACAAGAAAGTGTAATGAATGCACGGATGGTTCCAGTGGGAAGTGTATTTACAAAATACACACGACTTGTACGTGATGTTGCTAAGAAACTAAATAAGAAAATTAATTTTGTAATAGAAGGTGAAGATACAGAACTTGATAAAACTGTAAGTGAAGCCATTTCCGATCCAATTATGCACCTCATTCGTAACTCAATTGACCATGGAATTGAAACACCCGAAGTTCGCAAAGAGCGCGGGAAAAATGATACAGGAACTTTGTTACTTAAAGCGGGTTATGAAGGTAACAATGTGAAATTAGTTGTGCGTGATGATGGTAATGGAATTGATTTAGAAAGAGTTAAAAATAAAGCTGTTTCTTTAGGAATTGTTACTCAAGAACAAGCAGATATGCTTGCGAAAAAGGATATTATCGAATTTATTTTCCACAGTGGATTTTCCACTGCAGCTGAAATCACTGATGTGAGTGGGCGTGGTGTGGGAATGGATGTGGTGCGTAATAATATCCGTAAATCAAGTGGATCTATTTTTGTAGACACTAATCCTGGTCAAGGGACTGAATTTAAGATTATTTTACCACTGAGTTTAGCCGTTATAGAAGCACTTTTAATTGGTGTTGATGGAGAAACTTATGCGCTTCCGCAGGAAGTGATCACCGAAACGGTGCGGGCAGAGAAGAAAGATGTTGTTAATTTAAATAATCAACCAAGTATTAACTTACGCGGGGAAGTGATCCCACTTTTACGTTTAAATGAAGTTGTTAACTTAAGACCTTCCATACTGGATGATTTTATCCATGCTGAAAAGAAGAAAATGAGTCAGGCAGGGGAAGAGGCAGAGGAATCTGAGAATAACTCTGCTGATCAAGATGATGGTTTAACAAACCCAGTTGTGATCGTACAAATTGATGGCTTAAAAGTAGGAATTCTTGTGGATGTCTTGTACTGGCAAGAACAAATAATGATCAAACCACTGGGTGGTTTTTTGGCAAATATTCCCGTATTTACAGGGGCTTGTATCATGGGGAATGGCTCAGTTGTGCTCGTGCTCGAGCCAAAAGAGCTTTATTATGCGGCCTGTCATGTCGATGCTAAAGCAGCATGA
- a CDS encoding STAS domain-containing protein, producing MSSLVTYANRTFTFTGKLTIYKVSELKNKILEGYNGEATKAGDFFLDLSAVETVDAAVLQLLISFKNMLVKAQGNLKLKASAQTFDSLLDLFGMPADTFPKGK from the coding sequence ATGTCATCATTAGTTACTTATGCAAATAGAACATTTACCTTTACAGGCAAACTCACTATTTACAAAGTCTCTGAATTGAAAAATAAAATACTCGAAGGTTACAATGGTGAAGCTACAAAAGCAGGGGATTTTTTCCTTGATTTATCTGCAGTAGAAACTGTTGATGCAGCTGTATTGCAATTATTAATTTCTTTTAAAAATATGCTGGTAAAAGCTCAAGGGAATTTAAAATTGAAAGCCAGTGCTCAAACATTTGATTCTTTACTTGATTTATTTGGAATGCCTGCAGATACCTTTCCTAAAGGAAAGTAA
- a CDS encoding chemotaxis protein CheW: MANNPNDAKGGKGAKLDALHKLKHDNSGVRKRIAPTIETYKLIGFKLNEEEFVIEIERVKEIVRVPLVTRVSKAPHFVEGVANLRGDILQIVNFHKIMGLENPVISERSRIIVLDDKNVLAAIIVDGVSEVIEVEKEAVQQTPDIVAGERSKFLKGIIKPHKHRNILWLDCGAIYSEFSAQNQKSTA, translated from the coding sequence ATGGCAAACAATCCTAATGATGCAAAAGGGGGTAAGGGAGCGAAGCTCGACGCACTTCATAAATTAAAGCATGACAACTCCGGTGTGAGAAAAAGAATTGCTCCTACCATTGAAACTTATAAATTAATTGGCTTTAAATTAAATGAAGAAGAATTTGTAATTGAAATTGAAAGAGTCAAAGAAATCGTTCGTGTTCCATTAGTCACGCGCGTTTCTAAGGCTCCTCATTTTGTTGAAGGTGTTGCAAATCTTCGCGGAGATATCTTACAAATAGTTAATTTTCACAAAATAATGGGTCTTGAAAATCCTGTTATTTCTGAAAGAAGTCGAATCATCGTATTGGATGATAAGAATGTTTTAGCAGCAATTATTGTTGACGGAGTCAGTGAGGTTATTGAAGTTGAAAAAGAAGCTGTTCAACAAACTCCAGATATTGTTGCAGGGGAAAGATCAAAATTTTTAAAAGGAATTATCAAACCACACAAGCATAGAAATATTCTTTGGCTTGATTGTGGTGCTATTTATTCTGAATTCAGTGCACAGAATCAAAAATCAACAGCTTAA
- a CDS encoding response regulator — MAKKILIVDDSRTIRQQVGFTLTKEGFEVVEAEDGQDGINKLQSSGEISMIISDVNMPNMGGLEMVEAIRQIEQFKFLPIIMLTTESSGDKVERAKKAGASGWLVKPFNPEQLVGAVKKLAR, encoded by the coding sequence ATGGCCAAGAAAATACTCATCGTGGATGATTCTCGTACGATTCGTCAGCAGGTGGGTTTCACCTTGACTAAGGAAGGTTTTGAGGTAGTCGAAGCCGAAGATGGTCAAGATGGAATCAACAAACTGCAAAGTTCTGGTGAAATCAGCATGATCATTTCCGACGTAAATATGCCGAATATGGGTGGACTCGAAATGGTTGAAGCCATTCGCCAAATTGAGCAATTTAAATTCCTACCAATCATTATGCTTACGACCGAAAGCAGCGGCGACAAAGTCGAACGCGCTAAGAAAGCAGGAGCAAGTGGATGGCTTGTGAAACCCTTTAATCCAGAGCAACTTGTCGGCGCCGTTAAGAAATTAGCGCGTTGA
- a CDS encoding YhbY family RNA-binding protein: MARDNKQHKFSEILSSEQKAKLKGKAHHLKTFVQVGSQGFSETVVKEILLALEKHELIKVQLPGNSDAEAKNSQKDEIAQLLPKHTHVIGRIGRSLILYFEKEPSEAKITLKSL; the protein is encoded by the coding sequence ATGGCTAGAGATAATAAACAACATAAATTCAGTGAGATACTTTCCAGTGAGCAGAAAGCCAAACTGAAGGGAAAAGCCCACCATTTAAAGACGTTTGTGCAAGTTGGTTCCCAAGGGTTTTCAGAAACCGTTGTCAAGGAAATCCTCTTGGCTCTTGAAAAACATGAGCTTATAAAAGTGCAATTGCCAGGAAACAGTGATGCAGAAGCTAAAAATTCTCAGAAAGATGAAATTGCCCAATTGTTGCCAAAGCATACACATGTGATAGGAAGGATTGGCAGAAGTCTTATTCTTTATTTTGAAAAAGAACCCAGTGAGGCAAAAATCACTTTAAAAAGTTTATGA
- the folE gene encoding GTP cyclohydrolase I FolE encodes MSPFFKKAVSSNNVTAQEATDAVRTLLRYIGENPNREGLIETPDRYCRALLELTEGYSANPEEILSTTFESQSDEMVLLKDIEFTSTCEHHLLSFSGKAHVAYIPSEGRIVGLSKLARIVDTFSQRLQVQERLTQQVAEAIQTHLKPQGVAVVFEGMHSCMCVRGVRKQSAKMVTSTMLGLFRESPASRNEFMSFITRN; translated from the coding sequence ATGAGTCCATTTTTTAAAAAGGCAGTTTCTTCAAATAATGTAACAGCACAAGAAGCAACGGACGCAGTGCGCACTTTGTTACGTTATATTGGAGAAAATCCTAATAGGGAAGGATTAATTGAAACCCCAGATCGCTACTGCCGTGCTCTTTTAGAACTCACAGAAGGATACAGTGCCAATCCCGAAGAAATTCTCTCCACGACATTCGAATCCCAATCCGATGAAATGGTGCTTCTAAAAGACATTGAGTTTACTTCAACCTGTGAACATCATCTCTTAAGTTTTAGCGGCAAAGCCCATGTGGCTTATATTCCTTCTGAAGGACGTATTGTGGGACTGTCTAAACTTGCTCGCATAGTAGATACGTTTTCCCAACGCCTGCAAGTGCAAGAAAGACTGACTCAACAGGTTGCAGAAGCCATTCAAACCCATTTAAAACCACAGGGTGTTGCTGTCGTGTTTGAAGGAATGCACAGTTGTATGTGCGTGCGCGGTGTTCGCAAACAATCTGCAAAAATGGTCACAAGCACCATGCTTGGTCTCTTTAGAGAGTCACCTGCCTCACGCAATGAATTCATGTCCTTTATCACAAGGAATTAA
- a CDS encoding peptide ABC transporter substrate-binding protein — protein sequence MQKKHFKLSLWTGLSLLLCSQSFAAVVPAGTKLAKNQVLNIDNQSEITSLDPNKSSDNLANNILFDLYEPLIVNNSEGKYVPGAATSWDVSKDGLTYTFHLRKNALWSDGKPVEAEDFAYSFRRLVDPKTAATYAFMLNMVKNANKILEGKLKPESLGVKALDKHTFQVTLDTPTPYFLGLVAIPQLVPLRKDLIEKHGDQWVQAQYLVTNGAYVLKEWKVGDKISIVRNKKYWDDKNTVIENVNFLVVTDKTASLRLYQAGQIDWTYGLPPGQSAKLKKEYPNEIHASPSLSTHYFMFNTKVPALSDVRVRKALSMTVDRNALAKHIMDKGEKAHYDLPPLGIANYSPYEPEWAKWSSEKRITEAKKLYAEAGFSEKNPLKIKYSLDVNDTSKKYATAIASMWEKSLGAKVELISSEWKVHLTNLHEKKYEVTLSLWGADFNDPYNFAVLIEGKNPQNQTNYASKRFDDLLAATNLELNLDKRKILMKEALKMALEDYPVAPIASGTSMRLIKPYVKGASFKNPMDIHLRKDLYIVSHDGNS from the coding sequence ATGCAAAAAAAGCATTTTAAATTATCATTATGGACAGGTTTGTCCTTGCTCCTTTGCTCACAAAGTTTTGCTGCTGTCGTGCCCGCTGGTACAAAGTTAGCAAAAAATCAAGTTCTTAATATAGACAATCAGAGTGAGATTACTTCACTCGACCCAAACAAAAGTTCTGACAATTTAGCTAATAATATTCTGTTCGATCTCTATGAACCGCTCATCGTTAACAATTCCGAAGGAAAATATGTGCCTGGTGCTGCTACAAGTTGGGATGTGAGCAAAGATGGCCTCACTTATACATTTCACCTCAGAAAAAATGCTCTTTGGTCGGATGGAAAACCTGTGGAGGCAGAGGATTTCGCTTATAGTTTTCGCCGCTTAGTTGATCCAAAGACAGCTGCAACATATGCATTTATGCTCAATATGGTTAAAAATGCGAATAAGATACTCGAAGGGAAATTAAAACCCGAAAGCCTTGGGGTCAAAGCACTCGACAAACACACTTTCCAAGTGACACTAGATACTCCTACACCCTATTTCCTAGGGTTAGTAGCTATACCCCAGCTCGTTCCGTTAAGGAAAGACTTGATAGAAAAACACGGCGATCAGTGGGTACAAGCCCAATACCTCGTCACCAATGGAGCTTATGTCTTAAAGGAATGGAAAGTAGGAGATAAAATAAGCATAGTCCGCAATAAAAAATATTGGGACGACAAAAACACCGTGATAGAAAATGTGAACTTTCTCGTCGTCACCGACAAAACTGCTTCGCTGCGCTTATACCAAGCTGGGCAAATCGATTGGACTTATGGCTTGCCTCCAGGACAATCGGCAAAACTCAAAAAAGAATATCCAAACGAAATTCACGCGTCTCCATCTCTTTCCACCCATTACTTTATGTTTAACACAAAAGTCCCTGCCCTCAGCGATGTGCGCGTACGCAAAGCACTTTCCATGACTGTTGATCGCAATGCCTTAGCCAAACACATTATGGACAAAGGGGAAAAAGCTCACTATGATCTTCCTCCGCTTGGCATAGCCAACTACAGCCCCTATGAGCCTGAGTGGGCCAAGTGGAGCAGCGAAAAACGCATAACTGAAGCCAAAAAACTTTATGCAGAAGCAGGTTTTTCAGAGAAAAATCCTCTCAAAATCAAATACAGTCTCGATGTCAATGATACGAGTAAAAAATACGCCACCGCAATTGCTTCTATGTGGGAGAAAAGCTTGGGTGCTAAAGTGGAATTGATCAGTTCTGAATGGAAAGTGCATTTAACAAACCTACATGAAAAAAAATACGAAGTGACACTCTCTTTGTGGGGTGCTGATTTTAACGACCCCTATAACTTCGCAGTTTTAATAGAAGGCAAAAATCCTCAAAACCAAACCAATTACGCAAGCAAGCGCTTTGACGACCTGCTGGCCGCGACGAACTTGGAATTGAATCTCGACAAACGGAAAATATTAATGAAAGAAGCACTCAAAATGGCACTTGAAGATTATCCCGTTGCGCCAATTGCCTCTGGAACAAGTATGCGTTTGATAAAACCCTATGTAAAAGGGGCAAGTTTTAAAAATCCGATGGATATTCATTTGAGAAAAGATCTTTATATCGTTTCACACGATGGCAACAGCTGA